From Bacteroidota bacterium, the proteins below share one genomic window:
- a CDS encoding aldehyde dehydrogenase family protein gives MTKATVDISNILKKLRIKKINESVCTGVSWITAVGTKRREIVSPVDGKTIGEIVYAGDTEYEAVMKRAQDAFRIWSSYTAPQRGEIVRQMGNKLREYKHELGILVSYEMGKSLQEGLGEVQEMIDICDFSVGLSRQLYGLSMHSERPHHRMLEQWHPLGVVGIISAFNFPVSVWSWNAFIALVCGNTCVWKPSEKAALSAIGVMNILQEVLIANKIPDGVITLINGGAEIGKKLATDSRVALLSATGSTKMGKSVSKTVAERLGKSILELGGNNAIIISDKADLDLALRAVVFGAVGTAGQRCTTTRRIIVQKNIYKDFIKKLTAVYKQITIGNPLLETNLVGPLIDKQAVESFVRALIEVKKEGAKIIFGGDVLTGKGYESGCYVVPAIVEAQNHYKTVQLETFAPILYVMQYNTLDEAIAMQNDVKQGLSSAIFTTDLRESEKFLTAAGSDCGIANVNIGTSGAEIGGAFGGEKETGGGRESGSDAWKAYMRRQTVTINYGSTLPLAQGIKFDI, from the coding sequence ATGACAAAAGCAACGGTTGATATCAGCAATATTTTAAAAAAACTTAGAATCAAAAAAATCAATGAGAGTGTGTGTACGGGTGTAAGTTGGATTACGGCTGTGGGCACTAAACGCAGAGAAATTGTTTCGCCCGTTGATGGTAAAACTATCGGAGAGATTGTATATGCCGGAGATACTGAATATGAAGCTGTCATGAAAAGAGCGCAAGACGCTTTTAGAATATGGAGTTCATATACTGCACCTCAAAGAGGTGAAATTGTCAGACAAATGGGAAACAAACTGAGAGAATACAAGCATGAGCTTGGTATATTGGTTTCATACGAAATGGGAAAAAGTCTTCAAGAAGGATTGGGCGAGGTACAAGAAATGATTGACATCTGTGATTTTTCTGTGGGTTTGAGCCGCCAACTTTATGGTTTGTCCATGCATTCGGAGAGACCTCATCACAGAATGTTAGAACAATGGCATCCTTTGGGTGTGGTAGGCATTATTTCTGCTTTTAATTTTCCTGTTTCTGTATGGAGTTGGAATGCTTTTATTGCGCTGGTTTGCGGCAATACTTGCGTGTGGAAACCAAGTGAGAAAGCGGCTTTATCGGCAATTGGCGTTATGAATATTTTACAGGAAGTATTAATTGCAAATAAAATTCCCGATGGTGTTATCACCCTCATAAATGGCGGTGCTGAAATAGGAAAAAAGTTAGCCACAGACAGCAGAGTGGCATTGTTGTCTGCTACGGGGTCAACCAAAATGGGTAAATCTGTTTCTAAAACTGTAGCCGAGAGATTAGGAAAATCCATACTTGAATTGGGTGGCAACAATGCCATTATTATTTCAGACAAAGCAGATTTAGATTTAGCCCTTCGTGCGGTTGTGTTTGGAGCCGTTGGTACTGCCGGACAGCGTTGCACAACCACACGCAGAATCATTGTACAGAAAAACATCTACAAAGATTTTATTAAGAAACTAACCGCTGTTTACAAACAAATCACGATTGGAAATCCGTTACTTGAGACAAATCTGGTAGGACCTTTGATTGACAAACAAGCAGTAGAATCGTTTGTACGTGCATTGATTGAAGTCAAAAAAGAAGGAGCTAAAATCATTTTTGGAGGTGATGTATTGACAGGCAAGGGTTATGAATCAGGTTGTTATGTAGTCCCCGCTATTGTTGAAGCTCAAAATCATTATAAAACTGTACAATTAGAAACCTTTGCTCCCATTCTCTATGTGATGCAATACAATACTCTCGATGAGGCTATTGCCATGCAGAATGATGTCAAACAAGGACTAAGCTCAGCAATATTTACCACAGACCTAAGAGAATCTGAGAAATTTTTGACTGCTGCAGGTTCAGATTGTGGCATTGCCAATGTTAACATAGGGACTTCCGGTGCAGAGATTGGAGGTGCTTTTGGCGGTGAAAAAGAAACCGGTGGAGGCAGAGAAAGTGGTTCTGATGCTTGGAAAGCCTATATGAGAAGACAAACTGTAACCATTAACTATGGCAGCACTTTGCCCTTAGCGCAAGGAATTAAGTTTGACATTTAA
- a CDS encoding anhydro-N-acetylmuramic acid kinase yields the protein MKTYKVIGLMSGSSMDGVDIAYCHFTESNGQWSFKITHTETVPYNEKWRIRLSQLRRQNALTYVKTDVFYGHYLGGLVKDFISKNNLSDVDFIASHGHTVFHNPEIKITAQVGDGASLSAIAGLPVVNDFRRADVAKGGEGAPLVTIGDKVLFGEYDYCINLGGFANISGNDSSGNRVSFDISPCNIPLNRIARDLGKDYDENGQIAENGRVDYELLGSLNAVEYYKQPYPKSLNRDWINQEFWGIVRDFADLNAETKMRTMVDHIAVQIANAINLLSENNSNGKKVLLTGGGAFNNVLVEHIRTHSEAEIIIPENDIVNFKEALVFAFLGILRVQNQVNTLKAGTGASSDSIGGGLHGNFSGLI from the coding sequence ATGAAAACATATAAAGTAATCGGATTAATGAGTGGAAGTTCTATGGACGGAGTGGACATTGCCTATTGCCATTTTACCGAAAGTAATGGACAATGGTCTTTTAAAATCACTCATACTGAAACAGTCCCTTATAATGAAAAATGGCGTATAAGACTTTCACAGTTGCGCAGACAAAATGCTCTTACGTACGTCAAAACTGATGTATTCTATGGACATTATTTGGGTGGTTTAGTTAAAGATTTTATTTCCAAAAATAATCTTAGTGACGTGGACTTTATAGCTTCTCACGGTCATACGGTATTTCACAACCCTGAAATAAAAATTACAGCTCAAGTGGGTGACGGAGCCAGCCTTTCTGCTATTGCAGGGCTGCCTGTTGTGAATGATTTCAGACGGGCTGATGTTGCCAAAGGTGGAGAAGGTGCACCCCTTGTTACCATTGGCGACAAAGTGCTTTTTGGCGAATATGATTATTGTATTAATTTGGGAGGATTTGCCAATATTTCCGGCAACGACTCTTCAGGTAACAGAGTATCTTTTGATATCAGCCCATGCAATATTCCGTTAAACAGAATTGCACGCGACCTCGGCAAAGATTATGACGAAAATGGTCAAATTGCCGAAAATGGCAGAGTGGACTATGAATTATTAGGTTCTCTAAATGCTGTCGAATACTACAAACAACCCTACCCCAAGAGCCTTAACAGAGATTGGATAAATCAAGAGTTTTGGGGGATTGTACGAGACTTTGCAGACCTGAATGCAGAAACTAAGATGAGAACAATGGTGGACCATATTGCTGTCCAAATTGCAAATGCAATCAACCTATTGTCCGAAAATAATAGCAACGGAAAAAAAGTCTTGTTAACCGGTGGAGGGGCTTTCAACAATGTTTTAGTAGAACACATCCGCACTCATTCTGAGGCTGAAATAATTATTCCTGAAAATGATATTGTGAACTTCAAAGAAGCTCTTGTATTTGCTTTTCTGGGTATTCTCAGAGTGCAAAATCAGGTTAATACGCTGAAAGCAGGAACCGGTGCATCATCCGACAGTATAGGCGGTGGTTTGCACGGAAACTTTTCAGGATTAATATAA
- a CDS encoding DUF2851 family protein produces the protein MIKEDFLQAGWKTGLFLKPEFRLTDGRKLEILNRGIHNKNNGPDFIQAKIRIEDTLWAGSIEFHVKSSDWNKHGHTTDNAYKNVILHIVWEHDTEIQLQDGSTLPCLELKPIVSQKQLHNYLALIQSLKEIPCEDTIKDVNSLTVYQMLQRTVVERIERKTERIASILAESNNDWHKAFYKTLFRNFGFKTNQHAFEELADRIPVKVFDLLKDKPITSEALLMGCSGLLSTDEYADSYTVFLKEEFKFLKHKYNLNELSPTLWKFSKMHPHNFPFIRLVQLASLLNHNYQLPARVLEAQSTKDLIGLFSTKISEYWKDHYKPGVEGKFKNNDLSKDSIDLLIINTCVPFVFIYGKESGTAEYCEKALSWLEDIKPENNSIIRSWKSIGIKAANCFETQGLIELKESYCTQKRCMECLIGYDILKK, from the coding sequence GTGATAAAAGAGGATTTCTTACAAGCAGGCTGGAAGACCGGGCTATTTCTTAAACCTGAATTCCGGTTGACTGATGGAAGAAAACTCGAAATCTTGAACCGTGGGATTCACAACAAAAATAACGGACCTGACTTTATTCAAGCTAAAATAAGAATTGAAGATACGCTATGGGCGGGCAGTATTGAATTTCACGTAAAAAGCTCTGACTGGAATAAACATGGACATACGACCGATAACGCATACAAAAATGTTATTCTGCACATAGTCTGGGAACACGACACCGAAATCCAATTGCAAGATGGCTCTACCCTACCTTGTCTTGAACTAAAACCTATTGTTTCACAGAAGCAACTCCATAATTACCTTGCTTTGATTCAGTCACTCAAAGAAATTCCATGCGAAGACACAATCAAAGATGTGAATTCTCTCACGGTATATCAAATGTTGCAAAGGACTGTTGTTGAAAGGATTGAACGAAAAACTGAAAGGATTGCTTCTATTCTGGCAGAAAGTAATAATGATTGGCATAAAGCATTTTACAAAACTCTGTTCAGGAATTTTGGTTTCAAAACCAATCAACATGCTTTTGAAGAACTTGCAGACAGAATTCCTGTTAAGGTATTTGATTTGCTTAAGGACAAACCAATCACAAGTGAGGCACTGTTGATGGGGTGTTCAGGACTATTGTCCACAGACGAATACGCGGACTCATACACTGTTTTTCTTAAAGAAGAATTCAAATTCCTAAAGCATAAATATAATCTCAACGAACTCTCGCCCACACTTTGGAAATTTTCAAAAATGCACCCTCATAATTTTCCGTTTATTCGATTGGTGCAACTTGCTTCATTGCTAAATCACAATTATCAATTGCCTGCCCGTGTTTTAGAAGCCCAAAGCACCAAAGATTTAATAGGATTGTTTAGCACAAAAATTTCTGAGTATTGGAAAGATCACTACAAACCGGGAGTGGAGGGGAAATTTAAAAACAACGATTTGTCAAAAGACTCTATTGACCTGCTTATCATCAACACTTGTGTCCCATTTGTTTTTATATATGGCAAAGAGTCCGGTACAGCGGAATATTGTGAAAAAGCACTTTCTTGGCTGGAGGACATCAAACCCGAAAATAATTCTATTATCCGTTCTTGGAAAAGCATTGGTATCAAGGCTGCCAACTGTTTTGAAACACAAGGTTTAAT
- a CDS encoding amino acid dehydrogenase has translation MSVLERRLSKFTAKKPEIVFEWKDRLSKAEGWLVINSVKNGAALAQTIIRKGITKEELEQYAKKSEIKLTISGPPVGGAAIGLNFDREDTRYQSIIERFFKTLTPILKSYCGVEAVENITANEIEMLCNQMGLLHPWEGIVEGYLSYTPDNKFKSTIRALQGFEPYNTEEKLASISRLQQRHDIELTDERFIPNPLEKFTVDEIIDGWGIAESVRHYYMIYGGFINNKFVLIQGWNPVAFAAAYFLCKYGALVVGILDESGSVINEKGMNHEDISRMYTRHNKNRLESTAKISFDKSSQRFFDIPAEIFIAASPTLAISKSQAAQIIKSGIEVISCGTDRPFDENSYMEEIASELDSKCSVIHPIISKSGSARVPAFLLKKEAQTNDMAIIKDVSEIVRQSIMRLHQFNPRRTGIFSKALELSLTDLV, from the coding sequence ATGAGTGTTCTTGAAAGGCGTTTAAGTAAATTTACAGCAAAGAAACCCGAAATAGTTTTTGAATGGAAAGACAGACTATCCAAAGCAGAAGGCTGGCTGGTAATTAATTCCGTAAAAAATGGTGCTGCTCTTGCTCAAACTATTATTAGAAAAGGGATTACTAAAGAAGAACTTGAGCAATATGCTAAAAAATCAGAAATTAAATTAACCATCAGCGGACCACCCGTTGGTGGCGCAGCCATTGGTTTGAATTTTGACCGAGAGGATACACGTTATCAATCCATTATAGAACGATTTTTTAAAACCCTCACACCTATTCTCAAAAGCTATTGTGGAGTGGAAGCCGTTGAAAATATTACCGCCAATGAAATTGAAATGCTTTGCAATCAAATGGGCTTATTACATCCCTGGGAAGGCATTGTAGAGGGGTATCTTTCCTACACTCCCGATAATAAATTTAAGAGCACAATCCGCGCTTTACAAGGATTTGAGCCCTATAACACAGAAGAAAAGTTGGCAAGTATCAGCCGTTTGCAACAAAGGCACGATATCGAATTAACTGATGAGCGTTTTATTCCCAATCCCTTAGAAAAATTTACAGTTGATGAAATCATTGACGGTTGGGGAATTGCAGAATCCGTAAGGCATTATTACATGATTTATGGTGGTTTTATTAATAACAAGTTTGTGTTGATACAAGGCTGGAATCCTGTGGCATTTGCGGCAGCTTACTTCCTTTGTAAATATGGTGCGTTGGTAGTAGGAATATTGGATGAGTCTGGTTCTGTAATAAATGAAAAAGGAATGAATCATGAGGATATTAGCCGAATGTACACCCGCCACAACAAAAACAGATTGGAAAGTACAGCTAAGATCAGCTTTGATAAATCCTCTCAAAGGTTTTTTGATATTCCGGCAGAGATATTTATTGCAGCCTCTCCCACGCTTGCAATTTCAAAATCACAAGCGGCACAAATAATCAAATCAGGGATTGAAGTTATTTCGTGCGGCACAGACAGACCATTTGATGAGAATAGTTATATGGAAGAGATTGCTTCTGAACTTGATTCAAAATGTTCCGTCATACATCCAATCATATCCAAAAGTGGCAGCGCAAGAGTACCGGCATTTCTATTAAAAAAGGAAGCCCAAACGAATGATATGGCTATTATCAAAGATGTATCAGAGATTGTCAGACAAAGTATTATGCGTTTGCACCAATTCAATCCGAGGCGTACAGGAATATTTTCCAAAGCCCTTGAATTGTCCTTGACAGATTTGGTTTAA
- a CDS encoding flavin reductase family protein, producing MLTINAKEQSIPVVHRYLLGAVGPRPICFASTIDKAGNRNLAPFSFFNVFSANPPIAIFSPARSGRTQTTKHTHENVKEVPEVVINVVDYAMLHQVTLAGCPYPKGTDEFVKAGFTPLKSELVRPDRVKESPVQMECEVLEVKELGTGGAAGNLIICEVKLIHIREDVLDENQMIDQSKIDLLARMGGNWYCRAHGDAIFELKRHEVNCGVGIDALPIHIRNSSKLTGNHLGQMGNLIQLPNEEEVKAAALKYNNINNKEDVAITLLAKGETSEALALLMTQ from the coding sequence ATGCTAACAATCAACGCAAAAGAACAATCAATTCCGGTCGTACACAGATATTTACTTGGAGCAGTGGGTCCGCGTCCAATCTGTTTTGCAAGCACAATAGACAAAGCTGGGAATAGAAATTTAGCACCATTTAGTTTTTTTAACGTTTTTAGCGCCAACCCTCCTATTGCTATTTTCTCACCTGCTCGAAGCGGTCGTACACAAACAACTAAACATACGCATGAGAATGTAAAGGAAGTTCCCGAAGTGGTTATTAATGTAGTGGATTATGCAATGCTTCATCAGGTTACACTTGCCGGATGTCCCTATCCCAAAGGCACCGATGAGTTTGTAAAAGCCGGTTTTACACCCCTTAAATCCGAACTTGTCCGCCCCGACAGGGTAAAAGAAAGTCCGGTACAAATGGAGTGTGAAGTGTTGGAAGTAAAGGAATTGGGCACAGGTGGTGCAGCGGGCAACCTGATTATCTGCGAAGTTAAACTCATTCATATTCGAGAAGATGTATTGGATGAAAACCAAATGATAGACCAAAGCAAAATTGATTTATTGGCTCGTATGGGAGGAAACTGGTATTGTCGTGCACATGGAGATGCTATTTTCGAACTGAAACGACATGAAGTTAACTGTGGAGTGGGTATAGACGCATTGCCCATACACATAAGAAACAGTAGCAAACTCACAGGAAATCATTTAGGTCAAATGGGAAACCTTATCCAATTGCCGAATGAAGAAGAAGTTAAAGCTGCTGCTTTGAAATATAACAATATCAACAACAAAGAAGATGTTGCCATAACCTTGCTTGCCAAAGGAGAAACCTCTGAGGCGTTGGCATTGTTGATGACTCAATAG
- a CDS encoding N-acetylmuramoyl-L-alanine amidase — translation MKNTLVWILLLSAIVHAAFLEVDTNKQDKKFTVIIDPGHGGKDPGGQSGGFNEKDVVLAVAKKLGKYINDSLSEINVVFTRNKDVFIELSERSKIANKANGDLFISIHSNANDNKDADGTETFVMGTHKNEGWLAVAKRENASILLEADYQHNESYGGFDPNSPVGHIIFSLYQNAYISKSLEIAEDVELEFHKHTTMKSRGVKQAGFLVLWKTSMPSVLIEIGFLTNPKDRANMTSDNGQDKIALAIYKAFKKYHTQTTSQNSK, via the coding sequence ATGAAAAATACACTAGTTTGGATTCTGTTGTTGAGTGCTATTGTTCATGCGGCATTTTTGGAAGTTGACACTAACAAGCAGGACAAAAAATTTACAGTTATAATCGACCCCGGTCATGGAGGAAAGGATCCCGGAGGGCAAAGTGGCGGCTTTAACGAAAAAGATGTTGTACTTGCCGTTGCCAAAAAATTAGGAAAATATATAAATGACAGTTTGAGCGAAATCAATGTTGTTTTTACTCGCAACAAAGACGTGTTTATTGAATTGTCGGAACGATCAAAAATTGCAAACAAAGCCAATGGTGATTTATTTATTTCCATTCACAGCAATGCCAATGATAACAAAGATGCCGATGGCACTGAAACCTTTGTGATGGGAACACACAAGAATGAAGGTTGGCTTGCGGTGGCTAAACGCGAAAATGCCTCTATCTTATTGGAAGCAGACTATCAGCACAATGAAAGCTATGGTGGTTTTGACCCTAATTCACCCGTGGGACATATTATCTTTTCTTTGTACCAGAACGCTTACATATCTAAAAGCCTTGAAATAGCAGAGGATGTTGAATTAGAATTTCACAAACATACAACGATGAAAAGCAGAGGTGTAAAACAAGCCGGCTTCCTTGTGCTGTGGAAGACCTCTATGCCGAGTGTCTTGATTGAAATTGGGTTTCTTACCAATCCAAAAGACCGCGCTAATATGACTTCTGACAACGGTCAAGACAAAATAGCTCTTGCTATTTACAAAGCCTTTAAGAAATATCACACCCAAACAACTTCCCAAAATAGCAAATAG
- a CDS encoding MlaD family protein yields the protein MKVSNESKIGALTAIAITFLILGYNYMANEGDMFKPKTYYIAVYDQTPGLRKGQSVLLNGYKVGYINSLSRDTKKNKIVTVLKIVEPLDVPIHSTAEIISEGLMGGKAIKLILNDNYDSYMKSGDTLLSHTEVSILDEITQSFEPIAKKIERIVDYLDSVVIKTGKVQGAITKTTDVMTSIENLANKSAHLVEANNDNITKTLESIKLLSTELASKRNELSKTLDNLGEFSNSLAKSDIIAKLDATLANISSITQKLDNGTGTAGKFVNDTELYEKLNATLADLNKLLIDINKYPEKYVPMPWGKKQRKDAKKKSSQESYNK from the coding sequence TTGAAAGTATCAAACGAAAGTAAAATCGGAGCTCTTACCGCGATAGCAATCACTTTCCTTATTCTCGGATATAATTACATGGCAAATGAAGGCGATATGTTTAAACCCAAAACATATTACATTGCTGTATATGACCAAACTCCGGGACTTAGAAAAGGTCAAAGTGTTTTATTAAATGGATACAAAGTGGGATATATTAACTCTCTTTCTCGCGATACCAAAAAAAACAAGATTGTTACTGTCCTTAAAATTGTTGAACCGCTTGATGTACCTATCCATTCTACTGCCGAAATTATTTCGGAGGGCTTAATGGGTGGCAAAGCAATCAAACTGATTTTGAATGACAACTATGATAGTTATATGAAATCAGGTGATACGCTTCTTTCACATACAGAAGTATCTATTCTAGACGAAATTACACAGTCATTTGAACCTATTGCAAAAAAGATTGAAAGAATAGTGGATTATCTTGATTCAGTAGTAATTAAAACCGGTAAAGTACAAGGAGCTATTACTAAAACTACGGATGTAATGACTTCTATTGAAAATTTGGCAAATAAAAGCGCTCACTTGGTTGAAGCCAACAATGACAATATTACCAAAACTCTCGAAAGCATTAAATTATTATCTACTGAACTTGCATCAAAACGAAATGAACTTTCCAAAACCCTTGACAACCTTGGAGAGTTTTCTAATTCGTTAGCCAAATCTGACATCATTGCCAAACTTGATGCAACACTTGCCAATATTAGTTCTATCACTCAAAAACTTGATAATGGCACCGGAACTGCTGGGAAATTTGTGAATGATACTGAGTTATATGAAAAACTAAATGCTACCCTTGCTGACCTAAATAAACTGTTAATTGACATTAACAAATACCCTGAAAAGTATGTACCAATGCCTTGGGGAAAAAAGCAAAGAAAAGATGCCAAGAAAAAGAGCAGTCAAGAAAGTTATAATAAATAA